One region of Lactobacillus johnsonii genomic DNA includes:
- a CDS encoding DNA-directed RNA polymerase subunit beta yields the protein MFSLLGHAVNYGSHRTRRSFSRIKEVLKLPNLTDVQTQSYKWFLNEGIREMFDDIMPISDFSGKLSLEFVDYKLLKPKYTLEEARDHDANYSAPLHVTLKLTNHETGEIKTQDVFFGEFPLMTDSGTFVINGAERVIVSQLVRSPGVYYNSDFDKNGRQIFGATVIPNRGAWLEYETDSKDLAYVRIDRTRKLPLTVLIRALGFGSDSEIADMFGESDSLRFTLEKDIHKNPADSRVAEALKDIYERLRPGEPKTTDSSRSLLYARFFDPRRYDLAPVGRYKINKKLSLKNRLLRQTLAETLADPDTGEIIAKKGDVVTHELLDKLSPYLDRDDFKMVTYEPSKEGVLPDPVTVQEIKVYSKVDPERVVKLMSNGHIADDVKHLTPADVLASINYFFDLQDNIGTTDDIDHLGNRRIRRVGELLQNQFRIGLARMERVVRERMSIQDISTVTPQQLINIRPVVASVKEFFGSSQLSQFMDQNNPLGELTHKRRMSALGPGGLSRDRAGYEVRDVHYTHYGRLCPIETPEGPNIGLINSLATYAIVNKYGFIETPYRRVSWDTHKVTDKIDYLTADVEDNYIIAGANARLNEDGSFKDKIVLARHKEDNLEVTPDKIDYMDVIPKQVVSVTSACIPFLENDDSNRALMGANHQRQAVPLINPHAPLVGTGMEYRAAHDSGDALLAKAPGVVEYVDANEIRIRRDDDTLDKYVLEKFRRSNATKNYNQTPAVKQGERVVADEVIADGPSMENGELALGQNPIIAFLTWNMYNYEDAVMISERMVKDDVYTSIHIEDYESEARDTKLGPEEITREIPNVGEDALKDLNEEGIVRIGAEVQDGDILVGKVTPKGVTELSAEERLLHAIFGEKAREVRDTSLRVPHGGGGIVQNVQVFTREAGDELPPGVNKMVRVYIVQKRKIQVGDKMSGRHGNKGTIALVCPEEDMPYLPDGRPVDICLNPMGVPSRMNIGQVLELHLGIAAKQLGIHVATPVFDGASEDDMWNMVREAGIGKDGKTVLYDGRTGEPFHNRVSVGVMYYLKLAHMVDDKIHARSIGPYSLVTQQPLGGKAQFGGQRFGEMEVWALEAYGAAYTLQEILTYKSDDVVGRVKAYEAIVKGEKIPKPGVPESFRVLVKELQSLGLDIKVLDMDHKEIELRDMDDDSNDHFNIDTLSKLAEQQEKKKLAEEAAKKDDKSDEPVDESDSSTSSDDKVSK from the coding sequence ATGTTTTCTTTGTTAGGACACGCTGTGAACTACGGTAGTCACCGGACAAGACGTAGCTTCTCTCGAATTAAAGAAGTATTGAAGTTACCTAACTTGACTGATGTACAAACGCAATCTTACAAGTGGTTTCTTAATGAGGGTATTCGTGAAATGTTTGACGACATTATGCCGATTTCAGACTTTTCAGGAAAACTTTCTTTAGAGTTTGTTGACTACAAGCTTTTGAAACCAAAATACACTCTTGAAGAAGCACGTGATCATGATGCTAATTATTCTGCTCCTCTTCATGTAACTTTGAAGTTAACTAATCATGAAACGGGAGAAATCAAGACTCAAGATGTCTTCTTTGGGGAATTCCCATTAATGACTGATTCAGGTACTTTCGTTATTAATGGTGCTGAGAGAGTTATCGTTTCTCAGCTTGTTAGATCTCCTGGTGTTTACTACAATTCAGATTTTGATAAAAATGGTCGCCAAATTTTCGGTGCTACAGTTATTCCTAACCGTGGTGCATGGCTTGAATATGAAACTGATTCAAAAGATTTAGCTTATGTTCGTATTGATCGTACTCGTAAGCTTCCTTTAACTGTTTTAATTCGTGCTTTAGGATTTGGCTCTGATAGTGAAATTGCGGATATGTTTGGTGAAAGTGACTCACTTCGTTTCACTTTAGAAAAAGATATCCACAAGAATCCTGCTGATTCTCGCGTTGCAGAAGCATTAAAGGATATTTATGAAAGACTACGTCCAGGTGAACCTAAGACAACTGATTCATCTCGCTCACTTTTATATGCTAGATTCTTTGATCCAAGAAGATATGATTTAGCTCCAGTTGGTCGTTATAAGATCAATAAGAAACTTTCTTTAAAGAATCGTTTACTAAGACAAACTTTAGCTGAAACTTTAGCTGATCCTGATACTGGTGAAATCATTGCTAAAAAGGGTGACGTTGTTACCCATGAACTTCTTGATAAATTATCACCTTACTTAGATCGTGATGACTTCAAGATGGTAACTTATGAACCTTCAAAGGAAGGCGTGTTACCTGATCCAGTAACAGTTCAAGAAATTAAGGTATATTCTAAAGTTGATCCTGAACGTGTAGTTAAATTAATGTCTAACGGCCACATTGCAGATGATGTTAAACATTTAACTCCTGCTGATGTATTGGCATCAATTAACTACTTCTTCGATCTTCAAGATAATATCGGTACTACTGATGATATTGACCACTTAGGTAACCGTCGTATTCGTCGTGTAGGGGAATTACTTCAAAACCAATTTAGAATTGGTTTAGCAAGAATGGAACGTGTTGTACGTGAAAGAATGTCCATTCAAGATATTTCTACTGTTACACCACAACAATTAATCAATATTCGTCCTGTTGTTGCTTCAGTTAAGGAATTCTTTGGTTCATCACAATTATCACAATTTATGGATCAAAACAACCCACTTGGTGAGTTAACCCACAAGCGTCGTATGTCAGCCTTAGGACCTGGCGGTTTATCTCGTGACCGTGCTGGATATGAAGTTCGTGACGTGCACTATACTCACTATGGTCGTTTATGTCCTATTGAAACTCCTGAAGGACCTAATATCGGTTTGATTAACTCTTTGGCAACTTACGCTATTGTTAACAAGTATGGTTTCATTGAAACACCATACCGTCGTGTTTCTTGGGATACTCACAAGGTTACCGACAAGATCGACTACTTAACTGCTGATGTAGAAGATAATTACATCATTGCTGGTGCGAACGCTCGCTTAAATGAAGATGGTTCTTTCAAAGATAAGATTGTCTTAGCCCGTCATAAGGAAGATAACCTAGAAGTTACTCCTGATAAGATCGACTACATGGACGTTATTCCTAAACAAGTAGTTTCAGTAACGTCTGCATGTATTCCTTTCCTTGAAAACGACGACTCTAACCGTGCTTTGATGGGGGCTAACCACCAACGTCAAGCTGTTCCATTGATTAATCCACATGCACCACTTGTTGGTACTGGTATGGAATATCGTGCAGCCCATGACTCAGGGGATGCATTACTTGCTAAAGCTCCTGGTGTAGTTGAATATGTTGATGCAAACGAAATTAGAATTAGAAGAGACGATGATACTTTAGACAAGTATGTTCTTGAAAAATTCCGTCGTTCAAACGCAACTAAGAACTACAACCAAACTCCAGCGGTTAAGCAAGGCGAACGTGTAGTTGCAGATGAAGTTATTGCTGATGGTCCATCAATGGAAAACGGCGAATTAGCTCTAGGTCAAAACCCAATTATTGCATTCTTGACTTGGAACATGTACAACTATGAAGATGCCGTTATGATTTCTGAACGTATGGTTAAAGATGATGTCTACACTTCTATTCATATTGAAGATTATGAATCAGAAGCACGCGATACTAAGTTAGGACCGGAAGAAATCACACGTGAAATTCCAAATGTCGGTGAAGATGCACTTAAAGACCTCAATGAAGAAGGTATTGTTCGCATTGGTGCTGAAGTTCAAGATGGCGACATTTTAGTTGGTAAAGTAACTCCTAAAGGTGTGACTGAATTATCAGCTGAAGAACGTTTACTTCACGCTATCTTTGGTGAAAAAGCTCGTGAAGTTCGTGATACTTCCTTGCGTGTACCTCACGGTGGTGGCGGTATTGTTCAAAACGTTCAAGTCTTTACTCGTGAAGCAGGCGATGAATTACCACCTGGTGTAAATAAGATGGTTCGTGTTTACATCGTTCAAAAACGTAAGATCCAAGTTGGTGACAAGATGTCTGGTCGTCACGGAAACAAGGGTACTATTGCTTTGGTTTGTCCTGAAGAAGATATGCCATATTTACCAGATGGTCGTCCGGTAGACATTTGTTTGAACCCAATGGGTGTGCCTTCTCGTATGAATATTGGACAGGTTCTTGAATTACACTTAGGTATTGCTGCTAAACAGCTTGGTATTCACGTTGCTACTCCAGTATTTGATGGTGCTTCTGAAGATGATATGTGGAATATGGTCCGTGAAGCTGGTATTGGAAAAGATGGTAAAACTGTTCTTTACGATGGACGTACTGGTGAACCATTCCATAACCGTGTTTCAGTAGGGGTTATGTACTACTTGAAATTAGCTCACATGGTTGATGATAAGATCCACGCACGTTCAATTGGGCCTTACTCACTTGTTACTCAACAACCACTTGGTGGTAAAGCACAATTTGGTGGTCAGCGTTTTGGTGAAATGGAAGTTTGGGCTCTTGAAGCTTATGGTGCTGCCTACACTCTACAAGAAATCTTAACTTACAAGTCAGATGACGTTGTAGGTCGTGTTAAGGCATATGAGGCTATTGTTAAGGGTGAAAAAATTCCAAAACCTGGTGTTCCAGAATCATTCCGTGTTCTTGTGAAAGAATTACAATCTCTTGGTTTGGATATCAAGGTCTTAGATATGGATCATAAAGAAATTGAATTGCGTGATATGGATGATGATTCTAACGATCACTTCAATATCGATACTTTATCTAAACTTGCTGAACAACAAGAAAAGAAGAAGTTAGCTGAAGAAGCTGCAAAAAAGGACGATAAGTCAGATGAACCTGTAGATGAGAGTGATTCTTCAACTTCATCTGATGACAAGGTTTCTAAGTAA